The proteins below are encoded in one region of Fimbriimonadaceae bacterium:
- a CDS encoding prepilin-type N-terminal cleavage/methylation domain-containing protein: MKHRRSEAFTLTELLLVLAIITALAALLFPVFSSALAHAKRTDCISSFKQTSAAMTLYMVDYDDRFSTTRYTGALPTEGVTDRTWVQVVLPYVHDFNTFICPADYTRQALARTEYDPDVVLSDVGERYYLASQRVNTGFNFIYLSPLVKEQSGVWAAKPRQSTELSDPSMTILLGDSAFSINRTGVPEGGGNFLVVPPCRYDKNNRDSFGLDGYRPDQIYVPNFAWDRPSKRLTRYGNLYPWHDGKLTIGMVDGSVRVLPIARTFEGCDVRNGWEGIVYDPDRYIWDFN, encoded by the coding sequence GTGAAGCACCGACGCAGCGAAGCGTTCACTTTAACCGAACTCCTCCTGGTCCTGGCGATCATTACTGCGCTGGCGGCCCTGTTGTTCCCTGTCTTCAGCTCGGCGCTCGCCCACGCCAAAAGGACGGACTGCATCAGTTCGTTCAAGCAGACCAGCGCGGCGATGACGCTCTACATGGTCGACTATGACGACCGCTTTTCCACGACGCGGTACACCGGCGCGTTGCCGACCGAAGGGGTGACGGATCGCACCTGGGTCCAGGTCGTCCTGCCCTACGTCCATGATTTCAACACCTTCATCTGTCCGGCGGATTACACGCGGCAAGCCCTGGCGCGGACGGAGTACGACCCGGACGTCGTCCTCTCCGACGTGGGCGAGCGCTATTACCTGGCCTCGCAAAGGGTCAACACAGGCTTCAATTTCATCTACCTCTCTCCTTTGGTGAAGGAGCAATCGGGTGTCTGGGCGGCAAAGCCGCGGCAGTCCACCGAGCTCTCCGACCCCTCGATGACGATCCTCCTAGGGGACAGCGCCTTCTCGATCAATCGCACGGGCGTGCCGGAAGGCGGCGGAAACTTCCTTGTCGTCCCGCCCTGCCGCTACGACAAGAACAACCGGGACTCGTTCGGGCTAGACGGGTATCGCCCGGACCAGATTTACGTGCCCAACTTCGCCTGGGACAGGCCGAGCAAGCGCCTCACCCGGTACGGCAACCTCTACCCCTGGCACGACGGCAAGCTGACGATCGGAATGGTCGATGGCAGTGTTCGCGTCCTCCCGATCGCACGGACCTTCGAGGGGTGCGACGTCCGGAACGGCTGGGAAGGCATCGTTTACGACCCCGACCGGTACATCTGGGACTTCAACTGA
- a CDS encoding GNAT family N-acetyltransferase: protein MERRILGDELSAAMRDNTAKSYVGLAMGLPGTRLVREDGFYCVVGGTGFAFGDFAAGFDLKPPFLQEVDWLARVARGQDAFWVFCSDGDRPKDMAQRLLKSGFELRQELRQLVWQGEAPGPVPKVRPAWSPERRQVLAEFATRQFFSNSSGRRRSAMALATVNSPHELYSLDENGQVEACAMVVRTPGCLGVYNLCVEESLRRRGLGKSLVTAMKGLAAEADLPLFLQCEPSLSPWYLRQGFVEHGELSALAWRGS from the coding sequence GTGGAGCGTCGTATTCTAGGCGACGAGCTGAGCGCAGCGATGCGCGACAACACCGCCAAGTCTTACGTGGGCCTTGCGATGGGCTTGCCGGGCACGCGGCTGGTGCGCGAGGACGGGTTCTACTGCGTGGTCGGCGGAACCGGCTTCGCGTTCGGCGATTTTGCCGCCGGGTTCGACCTTAAGCCGCCCTTCCTCCAGGAGGTCGATTGGCTGGCGAGGGTCGCACGGGGCCAGGACGCCTTCTGGGTTTTTTGCTCGGATGGCGACCGCCCGAAGGACATGGCTCAAAGATTGCTGAAATCCGGCTTCGAGTTGCGGCAAGAGCTTCGCCAGTTGGTTTGGCAGGGAGAAGCCCCGGGCCCCGTGCCCAAAGTCCGGCCCGCTTGGTCGCCCGAGCGTCGCCAGGTCCTTGCAGAGTTCGCGACGCGGCAGTTCTTTTCGAACTCAAGCGGACGCCGCCGATCTGCCATGGCCCTCGCGACCGTGAACTCGCCCCACGAGCTTTACTCGCTGGACGAGAACGGCCAGGTTGAGGCCTGCGCGATGGTTGTCCGAACGCCGGGGTGCCTGGGGGTCTACAACTTGTGCGTGGAAGAGTCTCTGCGGCGGCGCGGGCTCGGCAAGAGCTTGGTCACGGCGATGAAGGGGCTCGCCGCCGAAGCCGACCTCCCCCTCTTTTTGCAGTGCGAACCGTCTCTCAGCCCCTGGTATTTACGACAGGGATTTGTCGAACATGGAGAATTATCGGCATTAGCATGGCGTGGGTCGTAA